In Posidoniimonas polymericola, one genomic interval encodes:
- a CDS encoding PEP-CTERM sorting domain-containing protein (PEP-CTERM proteins occur, often in large numbers, in the proteomes of bacteria that also encode an exosortase, a predicted intramembrane cysteine proteinase. The presence of a PEP-CTERM domain at a protein's C-terminus predicts cleavage within the sorting domain, followed by covalent anchoring to some some component of the (usually Gram-negative) cell surface. Many PEP-CTERM proteins exhibit an unusual sequence composition that includes large numbers of potential glycosylation sites. Expression of one such protein has been shown restore the ability of a bacterium to form floc, a type of biofilm.), with amino-acid sequence MNHTSILLRRLARSVRAASLAVTFSACGYAPAVDLLYEDFEGVTLQPTVTFESELRSREAWQQVGANGPTGWTELNLTTSVGNTESGVLEFEGWRFVDKQWWIETAGDQGRSNFVSGVGTIAVADPDEWDDFGNPSGSSESDLDPLDGVFDSTLITPTVSISGVTEPVRLAFSSSWFDEDQQTATVTARYNNGAVEVLDTWTSDVADPNFKNEAFDESLTYTLHSIPAGASNVQFEFRLQGNNDWWWAVDNVRAYTGDATGADGVLRAVLDRDTGEVTITNNTGAAVQLRGYSITSEEGAFDEGAASFLSATDSSWVQATQVGGQINDLSEVHLSAATLAAGETIDFGSDVWLRYFEESGDVAFHYLIDGSDDQIEGVVEFVGNGGASFEFLDLNFDGAVDIGDWSEFIAITDTANLSDLPTAQAYLKGDLNDDGRLNAADFATFRRAFDAAVGAGAFSAMLSSAAVPEPATAAVLAVAGVGLLLRRKPRVAPGLIAALALILLAVPAQQAQAQRLSDGVGVTEWEEWAFADREWWSDVAGDQQRSQFTLGSGVVAIADPDEWDDIGGPGGATTLNTQLRSPAINISGVGANSLTLSFASSWRDEDTQGASLDVFYDGVATEVFQWSSDPLSANFKDDAPNEMVTITLPDSGGASTMQLGFNMFNATNDWWWAIDNISVSGNTGSLFTEDFESVVLGDPIDENNPPAEGPVYSQDGPAGWVINTDNYNPPVTPFRERHVETITRFIPPPPPATLELQVNTTTGMATLVSVSDEPVVLTGYSVSSESGDLSPTEWASTNLDARGVDQSGPGAGEAWETVVANGGIVFEAFFDGQTTIAPGESLEIGRLFATPGGIEDLLLTYAFIQEDQFGQVLDQSSDVAFSPVVVSYFSVALPGDFNGNGVVDAADYTVWRASVGTANDLAGNGNEAGGSAGVVDNADYALWKANYGATVSSAASAGQAPEPAAAVLGLLGVLALAVRRRPSIAVVVLVAAAVGGGADHAFAQADGPAPFVDRDYGFGDVDPGATVGQVMSNTDSNGNVVTYDNAGQTGANQLIDLVAKGRFNFYPKYVDTTDRPDGQGGIGIALNQQTFERQYLRTGFSEALNNPEQSPSSVATLTSLEYGPGTLNYFRVSDRGFQLWTKPTDVAAGEQHIVMDTQQHGVLINSDGKFAMRYASEFDIEITIDPGLDGVEGTEDDELITGEPMITPADYETDISPVDNQWYHLAVVRPRGPGNGSILYVNGVAEAVGFGAYAIETVVNIGEGDNFTNIAAVDQSPLYIGARTDADSLDRNLNSSTPDDDRYYHGVVDDLEMFVMGLNDNDNIGGGGDNVLNDWGEWYLPRDNQYAQAFAPAVDGDLNGDNLVTLADANLFASNWLAEKTISSVDPFDGFVTSRRIGDLETRALGDFNYDGLVDLNDWAVLNNANPAAGVAAMRLITGAVPEPNSSLLVLAIAGCCGSRCRGRIKKDAQ; translated from the coding sequence ATGAACCACACGTCCATCTTGTTGCGACGGCTCGCTCGATCTGTACGGGCGGCCTCCTTGGCGGTCACTTTCTCTGCCTGCGGCTACGCGCCAGCGGTCGACCTCCTGTACGAGGACTTCGAGGGCGTGACCCTTCAGCCGACCGTGACCTTCGAGTCGGAGCTCCGCAGCCGCGAGGCCTGGCAGCAGGTAGGCGCGAACGGGCCGACCGGCTGGACCGAACTAAACCTGACGACCTCCGTCGGGAACACCGAGAGCGGCGTCCTCGAATTCGAGGGCTGGCGGTTCGTCGACAAGCAATGGTGGATCGAGACCGCCGGCGATCAGGGTCGCTCAAACTTCGTCAGCGGCGTGGGCACCATCGCGGTCGCCGACCCCGACGAGTGGGACGACTTTGGCAATCCCAGCGGCAGTAGCGAAAGCGACTTGGACCCGTTGGACGGGGTTTTTGACTCGACCTTGATCACCCCGACGGTCTCGATTAGCGGCGTCACCGAGCCCGTGCGGCTGGCGTTCAGCTCCTCATGGTTCGACGAGGACCAGCAGACCGCCACCGTCACCGCCCGCTACAACAACGGCGCGGTCGAGGTGCTTGACACCTGGACCTCGGATGTGGCCGATCCGAACTTCAAGAACGAGGCCTTCGACGAGAGCCTGACCTACACACTCCATTCGATCCCCGCCGGGGCGAGCAACGTGCAGTTCGAGTTCCGTCTGCAGGGTAATAATGACTGGTGGTGGGCGGTCGACAACGTGCGGGCCTACACCGGGGACGCCACCGGGGCAGATGGCGTCCTCCGCGCGGTGCTCGACCGCGACACCGGCGAAGTGACCATCACCAACAACACCGGCGCGGCGGTTCAACTGCGGGGGTACTCAATCACCTCGGAGGAAGGGGCCTTCGACGAAGGAGCGGCTAGCTTCCTCTCCGCCACCGACTCCAGCTGGGTCCAAGCAACCCAGGTGGGTGGACAGATCAACGACCTCTCGGAAGTCCACCTCAGCGCCGCCACGCTCGCCGCCGGAGAGACGATCGATTTCGGATCGGACGTCTGGCTGCGGTACTTCGAGGAAAGCGGCGATGTCGCGTTCCACTACCTGATAGACGGGAGCGACGATCAGATCGAAGGCGTCGTCGAGTTTGTCGGCAACGGTGGGGCGTCGTTCGAATTCCTGGATCTCAACTTTGACGGCGCGGTCGATATTGGCGACTGGTCGGAGTTCATCGCGATCACCGACACCGCCAACCTCTCTGACCTCCCGACCGCCCAGGCCTACCTGAAGGGCGACCTCAACGACGACGGCCGTCTCAACGCCGCCGACTTCGCCACCTTCCGCAGGGCGTTTGACGCCGCTGTCGGAGCCGGCGCCTTCTCGGCCATGCTGAGTTCCGCCGCCGTGCCCGAGCCGGCCACCGCCGCGGTCCTCGCGGTCGCGGGCGTCGGTCTGCTGCTGCGGCGGAAGCCGCGGGTCGCTCCCGGTTTGATCGCCGCACTGGCGTTGATCTTGCTCGCCGTGCCCGCCCAACAGGCCCAGGCCCAAAGGCTCAGCGACGGCGTCGGCGTGACGGAGTGGGAGGAGTGGGCGTTTGCCGACCGCGAATGGTGGTCCGACGTCGCCGGCGACCAGCAGCGTTCGCAGTTCACCCTCGGCTCGGGCGTTGTGGCGATCGCCGACCCGGACGAGTGGGACGACATCGGCGGCCCCGGTGGCGCCACGACCCTGAACACCCAGCTACGCAGCCCGGCGATCAATATCAGCGGGGTCGGCGCGAACTCGCTGACCCTCTCGTTTGCGTCTAGCTGGCGGGACGAGGACACGCAGGGCGCGAGCCTGGACGTCTTCTACGACGGCGTTGCGACCGAAGTCTTCCAGTGGAGCTCCGACCCGCTCAGCGCGAACTTCAAGGACGACGCCCCCAACGAGATGGTCACCATCACCCTCCCGGACTCCGGTGGCGCTTCCACGATGCAGCTCGGCTTCAACATGTTCAACGCCACCAATGACTGGTGGTGGGCGATCGACAACATCAGCGTGAGCGGCAACACCGGATCGCTCTTCACGGAGGATTTCGAGAGCGTTGTTCTCGGCGACCCAATCGACGAGAACAACCCGCCCGCCGAGGGACCGGTCTACTCGCAGGACGGCCCTGCGGGATGGGTGATCAATACCGACAACTACAACCCGCCGGTCACCCCGTTCCGTGAGCGGCACGTCGAAACCATCACCCGCTTTATCCCGCCGCCCCCCCCCGCGACGCTTGAATTGCAGGTCAACACCACGACCGGCATGGCGACGCTGGTTTCCGTCAGCGACGAGCCCGTGGTGCTGACCGGCTACTCGGTCAGCAGTGAGAGCGGCGACCTCAGCCCGACCGAGTGGGCTTCCACAAACCTCGACGCCCGCGGCGTCGACCAGTCGGGCCCGGGCGCCGGCGAGGCCTGGGAGACGGTCGTCGCCAACGGGGGCATTGTCTTCGAGGCCTTCTTCGACGGCCAAACGACGATCGCGCCGGGCGAGTCCCTAGAAATTGGTCGCCTGTTCGCTACCCCAGGCGGCATTGAGGACCTGCTGCTGACCTACGCGTTCATCCAGGAGGACCAGTTCGGCCAGGTGCTTGACCAGTCCTCGGACGTGGCGTTCTCCCCGGTTGTGGTGAGTTACTTCTCGGTGGCGCTGCCGGGTGACTTCAACGGCAATGGCGTCGTCGACGCCGCGGACTACACCGTCTGGCGGGCTAGTGTAGGCACCGCCAACGACCTAGCGGGCAACGGCAACGAGGCCGGCGGTAGCGCCGGCGTTGTCGACAACGCCGACTACGCCCTCTGGAAGGCCAACTACGGCGCGACTGTCTCGTCGGCGGCATCGGCGGGTCAGGCTCCCGAGCCAGCGGCGGCCGTGCTGGGACTGCTCGGCGTGCTCGCGCTGGCGGTCCGGCGACGACCCTCGATCGCCGTGGTTGTGCTAGTGGCGGCCGCGGTAGGAGGCGGCGCCGACCACGCGTTCGCCCAGGCCGACGGGCCCGCCCCGTTTGTTGACCGCGACTACGGCTTCGGCGACGTCGACCCGGGGGCAACCGTCGGCCAGGTGATGAGCAACACAGACTCGAACGGCAACGTGGTAACCTACGACAACGCGGGTCAGACGGGCGCGAACCAGCTGATCGACCTCGTCGCCAAGGGCCGCTTCAATTTCTACCCGAAGTACGTCGACACGACCGACCGGCCGGATGGCCAGGGCGGGATCGGCATCGCCCTGAACCAGCAGACCTTCGAGCGACAGTACCTCCGCACCGGCTTCAGCGAAGCGCTGAATAATCCCGAGCAGTCGCCGTCCTCGGTGGCGACTCTCACCAGCTTGGAGTACGGCCCCGGCACGCTGAACTACTTCCGAGTCAGCGACCGCGGCTTCCAGCTGTGGACCAAGCCGACGGATGTTGCGGCGGGCGAGCAGCACATCGTGATGGACACGCAGCAGCACGGCGTGCTGATCAACTCCGACGGAAAGTTCGCGATGCGGTACGCGAGCGAGTTCGACATCGAGATCACGATTGATCCGGGGCTGGACGGCGTCGAGGGGACCGAAGACGACGAGCTGATTACCGGCGAGCCGATGATCACGCCAGCCGACTACGAGACCGATATCTCGCCCGTAGACAACCAGTGGTACCACCTCGCGGTTGTCCGCCCCCGCGGGCCCGGCAACGGCTCGATCCTCTATGTCAACGGCGTCGCCGAGGCGGTCGGTTTTGGCGCCTACGCTATCGAGACGGTGGTCAACATCGGCGAGGGCGACAACTTCACCAACATCGCCGCGGTCGACCAGAGCCCGCTCTACATCGGCGCCCGCACCGACGCCGACAGCCTCGACCGGAACCTCAACAGCAGCACCCCGGACGACGACCGCTACTACCACGGCGTCGTCGACGACCTCGAGATGTTCGTCATGGGACTGAACGACAACGACAACATCGGGGGCGGCGGCGACAACGTGCTGAACGACTGGGGCGAGTGGTACTTGCCCCGCGACAACCAGTACGCCCAGGCGTTCGCCCCGGCGGTCGACGGCGATCTCAATGGCGACAACCTGGTAACGCTGGCCGACGCGAACCTGTTTGCCAGCAACTGGCTCGCGGAGAAAACGATCTCCTCGGTCGACCCGTTCGACGGTTTCGTCACCAGCCGCCGCATCGGCGACCTCGAGACACGCGCCCTCGGCGACTTCAACTACGACGGCCTGGTGGACCTTAACGACTGGGCGGTTCTGAACAACGCGAACCCGGCGGCCGGCGTGGCGGCGATGCGCCTGATCACCGGCGCCGTGCCGGAGCCGAACTCCAGCTTGCTGGTGCTAGCGATTGCGGGCTGCTGCGGATCTCGCTGCCGCGGTCGGATCAAGAAGGATGCGCAGTGA
- a CDS encoding PEP-CTERM sorting domain-containing protein (PEP-CTERM proteins occur, often in large numbers, in the proteomes of bacteria that also encode an exosortase, a predicted intramembrane cysteine proteinase. The presence of a PEP-CTERM domain at a protein's C-terminus predicts cleavage within the sorting domain, followed by covalent anchoring to some some component of the (usually Gram-negative) cell surface. Many PEP-CTERM proteins exhibit an unusual sequence composition that includes large numbers of potential glycosylation sites. Expression of one such protein has been shown restore the ability of a bacterium to form floc, a type of biofilm.) translates to MLRRLASGAMCAVLLGGAAHAQYGTVLWSEDFEGVTLQDSTNERVGAAISENVATEPGTSPIAGVWSATGPAGWTVDNTVSTYDGAATVTPGVPGTGLADYGVDEWDGWGFASKEFWSAAAGDQDRSQFGTTSGASGTVAIADPDEYFDLGSQNDPVNGGYYSTAMTTPSFPVSGGLPHGVGFDSSWRDEAFDDSALGDTYVDLNNQAVEVIVTYNTGFSESFLKWNSDSADGDFKDDAADENFPGDGSGPAFVAPGDATSATLTFKLANGGNDWWWAVDNIEVNDLGGGQGRVFFEDFEGVTLGDSVNERLAAGANVTTPSTGVTNILGVDYPTQSVPNAYTHDFPAGWSTGNAGTPGAGGGDDAFGVLEWEQWSITDKDFWAEVGGSSRNQFDNASGAVAVADGDEWDDIGNPDADGVDELTTFMRSPAIDVSSEDTITFDFDSSWRPEDSQAASLVAYLDGVAQELFSWSSDSAAADYKPSAVNENLMFVIDTTGVLSVEFEFSYAGSDDWWWAVDNLQVRSGAIPEPSAGLLVLAAINGLGLVSRRKR, encoded by the coding sequence ATGCTCAGGAGACTAGCGAGTGGCGCGATGTGCGCGGTTTTGTTGGGAGGGGCAGCGCACGCCCAGTACGGTACGGTTCTCTGGTCCGAAGACTTTGAGGGCGTGACCCTGCAGGACAGCACCAACGAGCGCGTTGGTGCGGCGATCTCGGAAAATGTCGCGACTGAGCCCGGCACCTCGCCGATTGCCGGCGTCTGGAGCGCCACCGGCCCTGCGGGCTGGACTGTTGACAACACAGTGAGCACCTACGACGGCGCGGCCACGGTAACCCCGGGCGTCCCGGGCACCGGCTTGGCCGACTACGGTGTCGACGAGTGGGATGGATGGGGTTTCGCCAGCAAGGAATTCTGGTCTGCCGCCGCCGGCGACCAGGACCGCTCGCAGTTCGGCACGACCAGCGGCGCCTCCGGCACCGTGGCGATCGCCGACCCGGACGAGTACTTCGACCTCGGCAGCCAGAACGACCCGGTCAACGGCGGCTACTACAGCACCGCGATGACCACCCCGTCGTTCCCGGTTTCCGGCGGCCTGCCGCATGGCGTCGGCTTCGACTCGAGCTGGCGCGACGAGGCATTCGACGACTCCGCCCTGGGCGACACCTACGTCGACCTCAACAACCAGGCCGTCGAGGTGATCGTTACCTACAACACCGGCTTTTCAGAGAGCTTCCTGAAGTGGAATTCGGACAGCGCTGATGGGGACTTCAAAGATGACGCCGCGGATGAGAATTTCCCGGGAGACGGCTCGGGGCCGGCGTTCGTCGCCCCCGGCGACGCCACTAGCGCTACGCTGACCTTCAAATTGGCCAACGGCGGCAACGACTGGTGGTGGGCCGTCGACAATATTGAGGTGAACGACCTCGGCGGTGGCCAGGGTCGGGTGTTCTTCGAAGATTTCGAGGGGGTCACGCTCGGCGACAGCGTCAACGAGCGTCTGGCCGCCGGAGCCAACGTCACGACGCCCTCTACCGGGGTGACGAACATCCTCGGCGTTGACTACCCAACCCAATCGGTGCCGAACGCCTACACCCACGATTTCCCGGCGGGCTGGAGCACCGGCAACGCCGGGACTCCCGGCGCCGGCGGCGGCGACGACGCCTTCGGTGTCCTCGAGTGGGAGCAGTGGAGCATCACCGATAAGGATTTTTGGGCCGAGGTGGGCGGCTCTAGCCGCAATCAGTTCGACAACGCCAGCGGCGCCGTCGCAGTGGCCGACGGCGACGAGTGGGACGACATCGGCAACCCCGACGCCGACGGCGTAGACGAGCTCACTACATTTATGCGTTCGCCTGCGATCGACGTATCGTCGGAAGACACCATCACGTTCGATTTCGACTCGAGCTGGCGTCCGGAAGACAGCCAGGCCGCCAGCCTGGTCGCCTACTTGGACGGCGTAGCGCAGGAGCTGTTCAGCTGGAGCAGCGATAGCGCCGCGGCCGACTACAAACCGTCCGCTGTGAACGAGAACCTGATGTTCGTGATCGACACGACGGGCGTCTTGTCGGTCGAGTTCGAGTTCTCCTACGCCGGCAGTGACGACTGGTGGTGGGCCGTGGACAACCTGCAGGTTCGTTCGGGCGCCATCCCCGAGCCGTCGGCAGGTCTGCTCGTGCTCGCCGCCATCAACGGTTTGGGCCTTGTCTCGCGCCGCAAGCGCTAG
- a CDS encoding phosphonate degradation HD-domain oxygenase translates to MPKEENVREVLSLFAEHGESQYGGEAVSQLEHGIQAATWAEREGASAELITAALLHDVGHLLHNLPDDAPDNGVDDLHEVLGAEWLGNRFPESVLEPVRMHVDAKRYLCAADPNYRAGLSEPSEISLQLQGGPMNRVECEAFRSNPHFEDAVRLRRWDDLAKDPDMQTPNLDHFMQYVQQACVRQASTPTN, encoded by the coding sequence GTGCCCAAAGAAGAAAACGTAAGGGAAGTCTTGAGCTTGTTTGCCGAGCACGGTGAATCACAGTACGGTGGGGAGGCCGTCTCGCAGTTGGAACACGGTATTCAGGCCGCGACTTGGGCCGAACGGGAAGGCGCCTCGGCAGAGCTAATCACCGCCGCTTTGTTGCACGACGTAGGACACTTGCTGCACAATCTCCCCGACGACGCGCCCGACAACGGCGTCGACGACCTTCACGAAGTGCTGGGCGCTGAGTGGTTGGGGAATCGCTTTCCCGAAAGCGTTCTCGAGCCGGTTCGGATGCACGTCGACGCGAAGCGATACCTCTGCGCCGCCGACCCGAATTACCGGGCTGGTCTGAGCGAGCCCTCCGAGATCAGCCTGCAATTGCAGGGGGGACCGATGAACCGGGTCGAATGCGAGGCTTTTCGTTCGAATCCACACTTTGAGGACGCCGTACGACTCCGCCGCTGGGACGACCTTGCCAAGGACCCGGATATGCAAACGCCGAACCTTGACCACTTCATGCAGTACGTCCAGCAGGCGTGCGTCAGACAAGCAAGCACCCCGACCAACTAA
- a CDS encoding TIGR03364 family FAD-dependent oxidoreductase — protein MAEKIAVIGGGIVGIANAWQFAKTGASVTLFERNPVACGASVRNFGMVWPIGQPKGPLHATALRSRELWDEALVGARAWSNPCGSIHVATRDDEFEVLAEFAQKSSQLGYECELLTPEKAAAASPALRAQDLVGALWSPTEMCVDPRQVIRQAPGWLRDRYCVELQYGVTVREVLPTGLVDDRGRVWEFDQVIVASGVDLKSLFPEVHANAGLGACKLQMMRTVPQPEGWRIGPMLASGLTLRHYLAFGICDSLESLKRRVAEETPELDAYGIHVMASQNGDGNVVLGDSHEHNQEIEPFDKSAIDDLMMRELRRFLHLPDWSVEQRWHGVYSTLPGEVQFVYRPYERVTIVVATGGAGMTMSFGLAERLASGDRTLSGVPALT, from the coding sequence ATGGCCGAGAAAATCGCGGTAATAGGCGGGGGAATTGTCGGTATTGCAAATGCATGGCAGTTTGCGAAGACTGGTGCGAGTGTAACGCTGTTCGAACGAAATCCAGTCGCCTGCGGAGCGTCCGTGCGCAATTTCGGCATGGTTTGGCCAATCGGTCAACCGAAGGGGCCGCTGCACGCGACCGCCCTGCGGAGTCGTGAGCTCTGGGACGAGGCGCTCGTCGGCGCCCGCGCGTGGAGCAACCCGTGCGGTTCGATCCATGTCGCGACGCGGGACGACGAGTTCGAGGTGCTGGCGGAGTTTGCTCAGAAGTCGTCGCAACTCGGTTACGAGTGCGAGCTGCTCACCCCCGAAAAGGCAGCCGCGGCCAGCCCCGCACTCCGCGCCCAGGACCTCGTCGGGGCCCTCTGGAGCCCAACCGAGATGTGCGTCGACCCCAGGCAGGTGATCCGCCAGGCCCCCGGCTGGCTGCGAGACCGCTACTGCGTCGAACTGCAGTACGGGGTCACCGTTCGCGAGGTGCTGCCCACTGGGCTGGTGGATGATCGCGGACGGGTTTGGGAATTCGATCAGGTCATCGTAGCAAGCGGGGTCGATCTGAAGTCGCTGTTTCCTGAGGTCCACGCCAACGCGGGGCTCGGGGCCTGCAAGCTCCAAATGATGCGGACCGTGCCGCAGCCAGAGGGCTGGCGGATCGGACCGATGCTGGCCAGCGGACTTACGCTCCGGCACTACTTGGCCTTCGGGATCTGCGACTCCTTAGAGTCGCTAAAACGACGCGTCGCGGAAGAGACGCCAGAACTCGACGCCTACGGAATCCACGTCATGGCGTCGCAGAACGGCGACGGCAACGTCGTGCTGGGTGACTCGCACGAGCACAACCAAGAAATCGAGCCGTTCGACAAATCGGCCATTGATGATCTAATGATGCGCGAGCTGCGGCGGTTCCTCCACCTGCCCGACTGGTCGGTAGAGCAGCGCTGGCACGGCGTCTACTCAACCCTGCCGGGAGAGGTGCAGTTCGTCTACCGCCCCTACGAGAGAGTGACGATTGTCGTCGCAACCGGCGGCGCCGGCATGACGATGTCGTTTGGGCTCGCGGAGCGGCTCGCCAGCGGAGATCGCACACTCTCAGGCGTCCCAGCACTCACCTAG
- the phnX gene encoding phosphonoacetaldehyde hydrolase: protein MAFTPPDRLAAVIFDWAGVTVDFGSRAPVLAMLAAFEEQGVPVTEREVRAHMGKAKREHLSAILELPRVRDAWEGRHGKPAEAADLDRIYEGFLHLQEDCITSHSDLIDGCLETVAACRSAGMQIGSSTGYTPALLRPVAERAAALGYRPDATVCAGDVSPGRPEPWLCFENARLLGVFPMSSVVKVDDTPAGVTAGRNAGAWVVGVVVSGNEVGLSLEQWHALSDADQLDRRSAASERLQTAGAHLLIDTIADLPGVITEINSRLGRGETP, encoded by the coding sequence ATGGCATTCACCCCTCCCGACAGACTCGCCGCGGTCATATTCGACTGGGCCGGCGTCACCGTTGACTTCGGGAGCCGCGCGCCGGTCCTCGCTATGCTGGCCGCCTTCGAGGAACAGGGCGTGCCGGTGACTGAGCGGGAAGTGCGGGCCCACATGGGGAAGGCCAAACGCGAACACTTGTCGGCAATCCTGGAGCTTCCCCGCGTGCGTGACGCGTGGGAGGGGCGCCACGGCAAGCCCGCCGAAGCGGCCGACCTCGACCGCATCTACGAAGGCTTCCTGCACCTGCAGGAAGATTGCATCACGTCCCACTCCGATTTGATTGATGGCTGCCTCGAGACGGTGGCGGCGTGCCGCTCCGCCGGAATGCAGATCGGTTCGAGCACGGGGTACACACCCGCCCTGCTGCGACCGGTAGCGGAGCGGGCGGCCGCATTGGGATACCGTCCGGACGCGACCGTGTGCGCGGGAGATGTTTCGCCGGGGCGCCCCGAGCCCTGGCTGTGCTTTGAGAACGCCCGCCTGCTTGGCGTCTTTCCCATGTCGTCAGTTGTGAAGGTAGACGACACGCCGGCCGGCGTTACGGCGGGTCGCAACGCAGGCGCCTGGGTCGTTGGCGTCGTCGTCAGTGGCAACGAAGTTGGACTTAGCCTAGAACAGTGGCACGCGTTATCCGACGCGGATCAATTAGATCGCCGGTCGGCTGCGTCAGAGCGGCTGCAAACCGCCGGCGCGCACCTGCTGATCGACACGATTGCCGATCTGCCCGGCGTCATTACCGAAATCAATTCCAGACTAGGCCGAGGCGAGACGCCCTGA
- a CDS encoding aspartate aminotransferase family protein: MVDAISKRAWAAFPAGSNGEFNLPEVLTKVVVRGEGPRLWTADGAEMLDFSMGWGSVLVGHADPRICVPVAARIGQGANFASVTDASLELAERLIDLSPACDQVRFCASGTEATMYCLRLARAATGRRAILRFEGAYHGAHDVGVTSLFPDKPTPFPTAAPSCDGLTAHEENGVLVAPFNDLDTTAAIIEHHRETLAGVIVEPLQRCLPPAPGFLEGLRDITSRCGIKLIFDEVVTGFRLAYAGAQEYYGVVPDLVAYGKALGGGFPIGVFGGVEDVMNLAAEHRMGADGPYVWTASTLGGNPISATAALATLDVLERDGVYQQLHSLGDYLRAGMRRALDEIGVEAQVLGDGPLAQFAFTGTHPVDFRTSQHRDKQFARRFMLRLFERGIYLNPMGTKLYLSLAHDKGVCDQMLVELTAALAETTEARPVSA, translated from the coding sequence GTGGTCGACGCAATCAGCAAGCGCGCCTGGGCCGCCTTCCCGGCGGGGAGCAACGGCGAGTTCAATCTTCCCGAAGTCTTAACAAAGGTTGTTGTCCGCGGAGAAGGCCCTCGGCTCTGGACCGCCGACGGCGCCGAGATGCTCGACTTCTCGATGGGGTGGGGTTCGGTCCTCGTGGGGCACGCCGACCCGCGGATCTGCGTGCCGGTCGCCGCGCGGATCGGCCAGGGCGCCAACTTTGCCAGCGTCACCGACGCCTCGCTGGAGCTGGCCGAACGCCTGATCGACCTCTCACCGGCGTGTGACCAGGTGCGGTTTTGTGCGTCGGGCACCGAGGCCACCATGTACTGCCTGCGCCTGGCTCGGGCGGCTACCGGGCGCCGTGCAATTCTACGTTTCGAGGGGGCCTACCACGGGGCCCACGACGTGGGCGTCACGAGCCTGTTCCCTGACAAGCCAACCCCGTTCCCGACCGCTGCGCCCTCGTGCGACGGGTTGACCGCGCACGAGGAGAACGGTGTGCTGGTTGCGCCTTTCAACGACCTAGACACTACAGCCGCGATCATCGAGCACCATCGCGAGACCCTCGCCGGCGTCATTGTTGAACCGCTGCAGCGGTGCCTGCCGCCCGCTCCGGGCTTTCTGGAGGGGCTGAGAGATATCACTTCGCGGTGCGGGATCAAGCTGATCTTCGACGAGGTCGTGACCGGCTTCCGGCTTGCCTACGCGGGCGCTCAAGAGTACTACGGCGTGGTCCCCGATCTGGTTGCCTACGGCAAGGCGCTCGGCGGGGGGTTCCCGATTGGCGTCTTTGGCGGCGTCGAGGACGTGATGAACCTGGCCGCCGAGCACCGCATGGGAGCCGACGGCCCGTACGTCTGGACCGCGTCGACGCTGGGCGGCAACCCAATCTCGGCGACCGCCGCGTTGGCGACCCTCGACGTGCTGGAACGCGACGGCGTGTACCAGCAGCTGCACAGCCTGGGCGACTACCTGCGTGCCGGAATGCGGCGGGCCCTGGACGAAATCGGCGTCGAAGCCCAGGTCCTCGGGGACGGCCCGCTGGCTCAGTTTGCCTTTACTGGGACGCACCCTGTCGACTTCAGGACGAGCCAGCACCGGGACAAGCAGTTTGCCCGGCGATTTATGCTGCGGCTGTTCGAGCGGGGGATCTACCTGAACCCTATGGGCACCAAACTGTACCTGTCGCTGGCCCACGACAAGGGCGTGTGCGACCAGATGCTGGTTGAGCTCACCGCCGCACTCGCAGAGACTACCGAGGCCAGGCCCGTGTCGGCCTAG